CACCGAAGCCCAACTGTAGCACTGGCCTACGAAGCCCAGGGGCCTCACCATGGCCCTCTAGGGTTCCTACTGATTGACGAATCCCAACCGTTTAATCCCCAAACTTCGACATCAGACTGCGTAATCTAACGGCAGCAAAGGGACCGGTCTCCTATAAGGCTCGACCATCTCCCACCATTCCTTTTGACCCGCCGCCTTCACGGTCCTCCCCGTTTCCGGaagcttcttcttcctcctccatcCCCAGGGCGCGCCATGGCCGGCGGCAACCTGTTCGGGCGGGCGCTGAGCTACGTCGTCAACGAGTTCATCGTCGAGGGCCTCGCCAACAGGTAAGCACGGCACCCTCTCCGCCCTCCCCCGTTCCTGCCCTATCGTTAGATCTGTCTACTGTCGCCTCGCGCGATTTCTATTTCGGGTTCGGTGTTGATTCGATGCGAGTCGTTGCGCTTCGTCATCTGGTCCTTGGGAGGATCGGTTTTGCCGGTCGGTTCCCAACGGACTCGTTCCCTTGAAGCCACATCATCCCGTTGTATCTTGGGCCGACCCTCTCTCGTGTGCCCTCGGAGATTCGCCATGAACGGGGCACCGTACGGCTCTTACATGCATTACTTTGTTATACGTATAGAAAGTTGTTTCGAGCTGCTGATACTTGTTTTCCTTTATTGCTCTTGATTATCTCCACGATCGTGATGAGCCTTAACAGACATCTAGCGATTCTCGCGGTTATTATGTCGTAATGCAAAACTACGTTGCGGTTTTGTCCAAATTGCGTTTTTTCTCTCTGCTTTTGATCATTGTCCCTGGATTGCTTTCGAGTTGTTTCCATGACGATGATGAGCCCTAACAGACCTGTAATGATTCTTGCGGTTATGATCGCTTGACAATGAACATCTAAGGGACTGAGTCACAGTTTTGCTTAAACTTTACAAGTATTTAGGATGTTATCTCCTCCGGCAGGATGCCGAGACCTACCAACAGCAAGTGCCAGTTGACCATAACCTTTGTGGTTTGCGGTGGGACGGAGCTCCCATCTGCAGCTGTTTGATTCAGCTGTACAGAATTGCCTGTTAATTTATTTAGCTTTAGTTTGCCAACTGTAATAGAATGAACTTTTGGCCTGATGCCACGTCTATTGTTTTCACATGTTGATAGGAACCTTGTGAGTGCTTCTCAATCTGTCTACAGAGCTGGTCTCTGTGATTATATTCACTACTTTGATTTTAGTTGATTTTGTTTTGTTAACCCATGGCGATGATGATAAAGCTAAGGCTTGTTTCTCAACATTCGCAGTAGCCGCCCAAGAGCTTTCGCCCCGCCAGGCTTGAGAGCTAATGCTGTAAAATCCTTCCTTGGATGTCTGAGCCATGATTATTTTCCCACATTTTTTCCTGCTGTTGATTAGGTGTCCTGATTAACTTTGGCATGATGTTTTATTGGTAACTATAGTTATGTATCTTTATGGATGTGTAATGATTCTTGTGGATATGATTGCTTGAACTCATGAACATCTAAGGGACTGAGTTGCAATTCACTTGAATTCAAGTTCTGATGTTTAGGTTACTGATCAGCAGATTGTTTCTGATGGTTACACATCTGAAGTGATGTGTTTATGATAACAGTGATGAGTCCTTTCACAGTTACAGACCTGTGATGATTCTTGCGGAAATGATCGCATGATTCAAAGAACATCTAAGGGACTGAGTTGTCATGAATTCTGTGCTCTCGATTCTTTTTATTGTAGGTTTATTTGCTAGTTCCACTTCTCTTGGTTCAGTTCCTACGATATTGTTTTAGTTGGTGCTGCTTCTCTTGGTTCATGCTCATGAGCTTGTTTTTGGTTCCTGAGCTTTGGAAGGTGAAGCAAAAGTCTTAACGGTTCCTCTCGCTATCCGGGGCAGAGTTTCTTTTGATGCTACTGGACGTCGAGGAACTATATCATTTTTTTTGCGGTTAGGAACTATATCTAGTATTACTTATCTCTTTAGTAATGTACTTGCTATTTTGATTGTACTCGTATAGTTTCTTGGTTGCTACATGCTGTTGTGTTGCAGGTTGTTTGTTTGGTTATTTGTATTTACTTACAGTGAGACATGATATTTTGCAGCCGAGCATTCCAGAGGTTTGCTGTGAAGACCAACAGGACTCTTGAGAGCCTATCATCTAAAGGTAGTATTCTCAACCATTGCATCCGGACAGAATAATTATGTTGCTAACTGTGAACATCAATTGAGCACTTATTTTGTTGCTATGCTAAATGGCCTAAATCTGTGTGTCAAATTGCTAGGTTCATCTTATTTTGTCATCTGGCTATTATATTCATCTAACAACCTGATGAACTTGTTCCCTTTTCAGCTAAGGAAGTGAGAGAGGAGCTATCAGAGCAAATAAAGGATGCGCGTGGCCAGAACGATGTAAGTGAGATGTAAATAATTTTGCCTTGTGCCTTATTCTGTTGAAGTGCAGTGTCATTTCATGCTACCATACTTGCTTGCTTGTTTTTAGTGCTATATCTGATCAGATATCTGTTTGCAGCACTTCAAGCGGTGAAGCTGGGGTTCGCACATTGGTTCACCAAGATGATGCTGACCGTGCAATCTTTCCATAGTTTTCCTAGTATTTGTCTGGGTCCTATTTATGGATGTCATTCCATTGATGGGGGGCGCTCTCGACCTGATCCTATTTTGGATGTCATTCAATTGAAGGAACCTCTGTATAGTATCTTCAGTTTCACTGGACGTGATTATCAGACGCAGATCAGGGAACAGTTGATGTCTTGTCCCTCCCTAGTGTTGTGAAATGGAACACTGGATGTCATTCGTGTATTGTTAATAAGATATATCTATGTTGATTATCTGACTTTGTATTTGTGGATATGTGTTCTTGTTGGTCTGGATCAACATGGTCATAATCTTTGCCCTGTACAAAAATGTTACGTTTCTGTTGAAATGTTGCCACTTTCAGAGCGTTTGTGTAGAAATGATTCTTTGGGGGAAATCTCCAGTTCGATTTCATGATGATCTATGTTTGCAACAGGACAGGATAATTGTTGACTTTGCCGCCCATTTCAGTTCAGATATTATTTTGAACTGAAGAATTTCGATAGAGTTTCGCACGAACTGACGAAAATCAACTCGCCAACGCAATCCGGCTATCCAAACCTCCCAAATCGGACGAAATGCGTGCGGACACGTGGCACGACACGAGACCCAAACGACATACCAAGCAGGCAACCGTGCAGCGGGCTCCTGAGCTGTAGAGTCGGGCTCGCTTTCCTCTCGCCCGTGGACCGGCTCGACCAAAAGGTCCAAAACccacgcgccggccgccgctcgccactCGGCCGTCGCCACGCTACGCTCCTCCAGTCTCGCCCACGCCGGCGTCCTCCTGCCCCTCCCCTCACCGGCACGCACGCCTCACGAGCCGCGTGCTCCTTTAAGCGCTCGGCTCGTGGGATGCGccacctgctcctgctccgccgcctcctctcctcccccgccATGGCTCGCGCTTCCGTctccagctccgccgccgcggctaAAGCCCTCCTCCCCTTAAACCGCCTCCCTTCCCTGCTCCCCGCGTGTCGCCTCCCTGCCCCCGGTAGCGGCCGCGCTTTCCGCGGCGCCTCGCTCCGGTGCTatgcggcggccgccgccgcggtggccgAGCAGGGCCGCATCAAGGTCCAGAACCCCATCGTCGAGATGGACGGTACGTTGGACCCCCGCTCCTCTCTTCCCTTCGTGTCGAGCGGGTGTAGGCGTTGGGGGATGATGGCTCTGCTACTTTGCTTGTTTTCCTTTCAGGGGATGAGATGACGCGGGTCATATGGAGTATGATAAAGGATAAGGTCTGTGCCGCTGTGGATTTCTATGTTGTTATCTGCTGTTCTCGATCACTAGTTACATGTAGTTTCATCACTTGGTGGTTTGCTGATGTGAATCGGATGGGACTGAATTGGACTGTGTGCAGCTCATCTTCCCGTACCTGGAGCTGGATGTGAAGTACTATGATCTTGGAATTCTCAACAGGGACGCCACCAATGATGAGGTCACCGTGGAGAGTGCAGAGGCTACATTGAAGTAAGATTTAATTCCTGCCTTTCCCCTGGCCCCTGGGGATCCATGTTTGGACATGTGAAGCTACTTATTGTTGTCAGTAACTCAGTCACCAAAGCATTTAGGAACAAGGTCAGGTGTTTTTCAATGGGACATCCAATCTAGCTGGCTGGATCCTtatcaaaataaataaataaataataaatcTAGCTGGCTGGACATTAGTTATTTCTTCACACCGATGCCATAATCATGGATGCATTGTTCAAAGTAtgtaagggcctgtttggatgggCTAGAgttgagtgctaaactttagcacctaTTAGCACTCATACTCTTGCTAAAGTTTTTGAGtcttggctaaagtttagctcACTCCATTAGCACTCCTGTTTGGATGAGCTCATGCTAAAACttagcacttggatccaaacacctccTAAATATCTTTCATGCACGACAATTACTAACACTTTGGAGGAAGTTACACAAGAACATAAGGTGTTGTGTTTAATGTTCCATATTCTCTTTTTCCCGGATAGTTTTCTGTGAAGAGTATCAAATGTCTATAGTGGTGCACATTTTCTCCATGGCAGGACAAGGCTTTGCTTTTTGACAGTGCTAAAGGGACTTGAATGTTTTTAGTTTCCTATTCATTGCGGTACGTAGGATTGGTATTCTCATCCTGTCTATATATTCTGGTGTTATGGTGTTTCAATCACCCAATCACTATAGATTAGGTTGATTATCTAAATTGTTAAACTTTTAACTCTTCCACTGTTGTTCTGGTAATCATGCCTAACAATCTTAATATCCTGGAATTGATCATAAAAATATAGTTCATACCAGAATCATGCTGGGGGTCTTCTGTGAATTTCCATGTGGCTTTCAAGTACCATGATGCCATTCTATATGCAAGATCATTTTGTACATTCTATTTGTATCTGTAAGATCTCCTTTTGTGCTCTCAACAGGTATAATGTAGCTGTTAAGTGTGCAACAATCACGCCTGGTAAGTCCCTTCGACTTTTATTTCCTGTTTTCAATTATAtatctgggtttatttttatgCAGATGAGACAAGAGTCAAAGAGTTCAAACTCAAGTCTATGTGGCGGAGCCCAAACGGCACAATAAGAAATATTCTAAATGGTTTACTCTCTGCTCTTTCTGACTTCTAATAAGTGTTGGTTTAATATACTTGAAAATTATATGAAATATCCTAGATAATGATAGCTAAACTGTgtcattctttctttccacAATTGCTCACTGTGACATGCAGGCACTGTTTTTCGCGAACCCATCTTGTGTAAAAACATACCACGTATATTGTCTGGTAAGCAGATTACTGTATGACATGTTCAATGCAACAAGTGTAAAGTTGTCGAATTAATAAAATTGCATTCTTTAGGCTGGAAGAAACCTATCTGCATAGGAAGGCATGCATTTGGTGACCAGTATAAAGCAACTGATATGATTATTGATGGTCCAGGAAAGCTCAAGATGGTATTTGGTGAGCTCTGTTTGACCTCTTTTTAGTTCTATCATAAATGTGCTATGTTGATTTTCTCATCTGGTTCCTTGTTGCTACTGAAAAATCAGTGGCTGAGGGAGCTGAGGCGGTGGAGCTGGATGTCTATGATTTTAAAGGACCTGGTGTGGCATTATCAATGTACAATGTGGACGAGGTATTCTGGAACATTAATAGGACTCATTGCTATCTTCTCTTGAGTGCTATTGTAATGTCCTCTCTCCTTTTTAGTCTATTAGGGCTTTTGCTGAGTCCTCTATGGCTATGGCACTTTCCAAAAAGTGGCCTCTTTATCTCAGCACCAAGAACACAATCCTAAAAAAGTACGATGGCAGGTAGGAATTTCCATCCTTTGTTCTTCGCAGTACGTTCCCCTCTTATTGCTCTTATCACGGAGTCTTATACATGGTTTCATCGTGCTATCTAAACCTGAATTGAGATTGAGCAAGCATTTTGCCTGACATAGGTGGGCCAAGGCATTATTTTTAGGAAAACGGATTACCACTACAATCTTTCCTTCAAATACAGTTACTACTGCATGTTTATCATTACAATCTTTCATTTCAATATTTCTTTCCCTGAACTCTTTGCAAACTAAAAAGTAAAAACTACCTAGTCTGGTTTAGCTTTAGGTTTCAGATGGGGGCTAGAATGTCTTTCCAAAATTTGTGATTGATGGCACTTTCCAAAAAAAATTGGTGATGTGCATCCCTGAATGGCTGCTTATGTCGCTACTTAAGCTTCAATGATGATGGAACTTTAACTCTGTGCATAAAGTAAACAAAATACGATAGCAGGTTGGAATTGCCATGCTTTGTTGTATGTTTTCCCTCTCGTATTGCTGTCAGTCCGTCACAGTGTGCTACGTTTTTTACTTTTTGTTGACTCCTTCACTTCTGGTGTAATGTAATGCTGTTAGGGAGTACTATTAAAACTTTGTCGTGGGTGGTAGTTTCAGTCTACTCTTTTGGCTAGCCCTTTGTGCTGGTCAATCCAGGCTGGTTTTCTTACGGTAGGTGAACTAGATGCCTCGGGCCTTAAATTGTAAAGACTTGTAATTTCGTTCCTTTTTCAGTGAAGAAATTTGGGGTTCACCCCAGTATGGAAAACAGTGTTAAGCATTCTGTTACTGCCTCTAGGACTACAAGAACCTTCTCCTCTGATGCTTCTATAAACATAAAAATCATTTTTAGCTTATTCTCTTAAGCCTGGACTGTGAATGAGCAACATTTCATCTGACATAACTGACAAGGCGAGACTGAGCCTTCGCAGTTGTGCTAGCATGATGATCTTTCCCACAGTGTACAGATACTACCGCATAGTTATCATCAATCTATCCCTGATGTTGTTCTTTCCCTAGTCTTTTTGTGACCTACAGAAAACAGAGTCTGGTGGACATTAGGGTTCAGACAGGGAGCATAATAATGCCCATGATTTGTGTTTTGACTGCTGTTTTTTTTGGTTGCCTTACTACACTGCAGCTAATCATGTGATACCAGACCAGTCCAATATTGACACTTGCAAATTTTAAATGGATTATAGATTCAAAGACATCTTCCAGGAGGTATATGAAGAGAACTGGAAGGAGAAGTTTGAGGAGAACTCAATATGGTTTGTGCTAATTTATCCAGATTTTGATTATGATTGGTTTTTCTCGAATGACAGACAATCTTTAGATCTTTACATGATGCATATAGGTATGAGCACCGGTTGATTGACGACATGGTGGCCTATGCTGTGAAAAGCGAGGGTGGGTATGTTTGGGCGTGCAAAAATTATGATGGAGATGTCCAGAGTGATTTCCTGGCCCAAGGTTTGCACCAGTTTTCTCCGGCTGTTATAAATTCGAATATACTGTCATTATTGAGATGATGTACTTACATGAAACCACATGGTGACAATAGGTTGCATCCATGCTTACCGTGTGATTATTTTCCATGTTTCCTATTTCTTAGCAATTTATTTTTCTTAATGAATGCTTGTTTCAGGTTTTGGTTCCCTGGGTTTGATGACATCGGTGCTGGTATGTTGTGTTATCTTTTGCACCTCTGTAAAACCCATTGCATAAAAAACAATATTACACATTAGGCTGAGCTGCATTTTTTTATTCAAGTAATGGGACTGGGACTTGAAACCATGGCCTCAAATGCCACAAACTTATGATTAGGCCACTATGATGCATAGATGTCCCTAGTCTGCTTTTATTATATTGGATCGCTAAATAGCAGTTTCTTTTCTACAGTTGTCTTCTGATGGGAAAACATTAGAGGCTGAGGCTGCTCATGGGACTGTCACTAGACATTTCAGGCTACATCAGAAGGGGCAGGAGACGAGCACCAACAGTATTGCCTCAATATTTGCTTGGACTCGTGGACTGGAACACAGGTAATCACTCTTGTCGGAGTAAATGATGAATTTCACACATGAGCTTAGAAGACCTATTAGAATCATGTTCTATTTTTGTTTGTTCATCTGTCTGTGTACCTGATAATTTGATAATGGTATATTTTTCTGTTTAGGGCAAAGCTGGATAAAAATGATAGGCTGCTGGATTTCACACACAAACTTGAATCTGCATGTATTGAAACGGTGGAATCTGGCAAGATGACGAAGGACCTTGCACTTCTTATTCATGGCCCCACGTAAGTGATTTATGCACATCTCTTCAGTTTTCCATGTTGTTCAGAAACTATGTTCAATGCTGATATCATTTCGTGTTGATACTCTCTAAGATGGATACAAAAAGATGGTAGCATGTTAATAAACAGACATCGCGTTGAATGATGACAGCTAGACAGTTAAACTAACATCTTTACTTATGTTAATTATAGTTAACATAAGGCATGCCGTATGCACCAACAAGCGATGTGCCATTTGCATTGAGGACGAAATACTGTTATTGGGAACAATCTATATTTTCCGTGCTTATTCTTGATCATCATTTGGAATTTGGGACCAAATCTTCTACATGATTTCTGTTTAACTAGGTTGTGGTATCTTcttaacatgcttacatatggTAAGCCAATAAGTGTAGCTCCATGGTTATATATCTCTTTCTGAATTTCTAAGCAATAGAGATGAGACTAATGTTTTTGTACACTTGAAGGCATAATAAATAACCAGTATGTAACCATGTCGATGATTAAGTCATTGAGTAGGGTCCTGTTATTTTCCCTGGTTCGAGACTGAAGAATCTTATTTGTTTACAGCAGCGTGTTCTGTTATATAACTTGTTGCTTCTGCTGTGCTTTTTTTTACCTTACCTGTTGTTTTCATGAGCATGAATGAGTATGTTTGCTGTTGCTAGGGTATCAAGGGAGTTCTACCTGAGCACTGAGGAGTTCATCGACGCTGTCGCTCAGCAACTGCGAGGAAAGATTCAGGCACCAGCTGCGGTGTAATCTTGAGCTTGGAGCCTGAAACAGAGTGAGCCAGTTTCGCTGTGCATTCGGCGCACATTTTGACCGGGGAGACGAGATGGATCTCAAACAAACTCGTTTTTTTTTGGTGGGTTACAGTTGAAACATTTCATGATTGGGTAAATAATGGTCCAAAGATCAGCGAATTCAAAGCAGCATTGAACACATATTACTAGTTTAGCCGTCCGTTATCTTATTTCCATTTTCCAGAATTTTATCGGACCATATACTTGTATAAGCATGAGCTTGGTGGATCGGTGTCCCTTTCCGCTCTTCTGAATACGCGCTTGAGCTGCAAGGGGTGCAATCTAGTAGTGACAGGTAAGAGAGGTAACATCCATCCACCCAAGCTTGCTAGTTACGAAACAAGTCAAGGATACATCCGATCAGTTACCCAATTGTTAACTGGAGGGAGAGATTTGCTCCTTACAAAAAAGGGAATTTCCTCACGACGATAACTGAGTATCCTAGTTTCAGGCTCATCCAGCACACATTGCAAACCCACTACTGGAGAGAGTGATGATACGGATAGTCCAATTCTGCTGGCACACTTTGCAAACCCACCACTGGAAGCATGTCCGCCAAGTCTGCGGGCATTGTAAAGAAGATTTGGTTCTCCTACACCTGGAGAAACTCCAACACGCGGGTCAGTGGAAACTCCAACAGGTGGCTTAGCGGAAATCCACACGGAAGCCCACGCAGCAGGGCTACTCCTTGATTCTCCCTCATCAGCAACCTCTTCCCCCCTTGGGCACACCTCGTACAAATCAACCCCTGCCTGAATAAATAAGATATGTCAGTTACAACAAAAACGGACAGCCTTTATGATGACTAATGCTAGGACCCCAAATCACAACTGATTTTTTATTGGGAATAACATTTTCTAGTGCGTCGTTGAATTGAATGCCCCCATCCGCTAGAATTTCAACAAATTTGTCTAACTAGTCCAAATGGATTACATTTGTTGGTAAGAAAGAAAAGTAGGAGCCTGTTAGGAAGTACCTCGTCTAGGTAGCTGGTAAAGTCAGAAGTAAAAATCCTCAGCACTGGCATACCTCCGTCTTCTTTGAACGATGACACAACACCCCCAAGGTTCTGTCAATGCCAAGTATATAAAGTTCTGAGGCTTCCATCAACTCGAACTTGTGACTGTAGTCGTAGTTAATGGTAATAGAGTAGCATCGAATCCATTGGCGTGGAtcttgcttgccgtcataccTAGGGATCCCGACTGGTTTAAAATCCTTAGGGTAGGATTTGTCAGTGATATTGGAGGTAAAGGTGGGGAAGCGATCGTTATCGTCGTCGTCATGGTACCTGTCGGGACAGTCTCTTCTCCTTGCCTCGATGATGCGCCGCGCGTCGCGGCCATCATTAATCTTCTGCCTAAGATCAATCGTGGGAGCGTCGTGAAGGCTGGTCTCAGGTGGAGTTTCGTCTTGAGGCCTTGTGTCACGCCGGCTGCAAGGTGGGCGAGTGGATTGCTGTACCTCTTGTTCAACGTTGCCACACGCGGACTGCTGGCCCTGGTTGCGCTGGCGATTGTCGATCCTCCGG
The sequence above is drawn from the Panicum hallii strain FIL2 chromosome 7, PHallii_v3.1, whole genome shotgun sequence genome and encodes:
- the LOC112900297 gene encoding uncharacterized protein LOC112900297 isoform X1, whose product is MAGGNLFGRALSYVVNEFIVEGLANSRAFQRFAVKTNRTLESLSSKAKEVREELSEQIKDARGQNDVSEITSSGEAGVRTLVHQDDADRAIFP
- the LOC112900297 gene encoding uncharacterized protein LOC112900297 isoform X2, whose product is MAGGNLFGRALSYVVNEFIVEGLANSRAFQRFAVKTNRTLESLSSKAKEVREELSEQIKDARGQNDHFKR
- the LOC112900292 gene encoding isocitrate dehydrogenase [NADP]-like; amino-acid sequence: MRHLLLLRRLLSSPAMARASVSSSAAAAKALLPLNRLPSLLPACRLPAPGSGRAFRGASLRCYAAAAAAVAEQGRIKVQNPIVEMDGDEMTRVIWSMIKDKLIFPYLELDVKYYDLGILNRDATNDEVTVESAEATLKYNVAVKCATITPDETRVKEFKLKSMWRSPNGTIRNILNGTVFREPILCKNIPRILSGWKKPICIGRHAFGDQYKATDMIIDGPGKLKMVFVAEGAEAVELDVYDFKGPGVALSMYNVDESIRAFAESSMAMALSKKWPLYLSTKNTILKKYDGRFKDIFQEVYEENWKEKFEENSIWYEHRLIDDMVAYAVKSEGGYVWACKNYDGDVQSDFLAQGFGSLGLMTSVLLSSDGKTLEAEAAHGTVTRHFRLHQKGQETSTNSIASIFAWTRGLEHRAKLDKNDRLLDFTHKLESACIETVESGKMTKDLALLIHGPTVSREFYLSTEEFIDAVAQQLRGKIQAPAAV